A window of Natrinema versiforme contains these coding sequences:
- a CDS encoding 50S ribosomal protein L16: MSDKPASMYREISKPAYTRREYITGIPGSKIAQHKMGDAQANAEDYPVQISLITEEEVQIRHGSLEASRLSANRHMLKNAGENNYKMVLRKFPHHVIRENKQATGAGADRVSDGMRQAFGKIVGTAARIDAGERIFTIWCDVDDAEFAKDALRRSYNKISPPCRVVIERGEEQLIA, from the coding sequence ATGTCCGACAAACCTGCCTCCATGTACCGGGAGATCAGTAAGCCGGCCTACACGCGCCGCGAATACATTACTGGCATCCCCGGATCGAAGATCGCACAGCACAAGATGGGCGACGCTCAGGCGAACGCCGAGGACTACCCCGTCCAGATCAGCCTGATCACCGAGGAAGAGGTCCAGATCCGCCACGGAAGCCTCGAGGCCTCGCGCCTTTCGGCGAACCGTCACATGCTGAAAAACGCCGGCGAGAACAACTACAAGATGGTCCTGCGCAAGTTCCCCCACCACGTCATCCGGGAGAACAAGCAGGCGACGGGTGCGGGTGCGGACCGTGTGTCCGACGGGATGCGACAGGCCTTCGGGAAGATCGTCGGCACCGCCGCTCGCATCGACGCCGGCGAGCGCATCTTCACCATCTGGTGTGACGTCGACGACGCCGAGTTCGCCAAGGACGCGCTTCGACGCTCCTACAACAAGATCTCGCCGCCGTGTCGCGTCGTCATCGAGCGCGGCGAGGAACAGCTTATCGCGTAA
- a CDS encoding helix-turn-helix domain-containing protein, which translates to MLRDAQTTDRLEQLPTELDSAQSKLVYLTLEATGGATTADLSRLLNMQKLTILSVLSSLEGEGLIEQSDAEYVPAN; encoded by the coding sequence ATGTTGCGAGACGCGCAGACGACCGATCGACTCGAACAGCTCCCGACCGAACTCGACTCCGCCCAAAGCAAACTCGTCTACCTCACCCTCGAGGCGACCGGGGGAGCGACGACCGCAGACCTGAGCCGGCTGCTGAACATGCAGAAACTCACGATTCTGAGCGTGCTCTCCTCGCTCGAGGGCGAGGGGCTGATCGAGCAGTCCGACGCCGAATACGTCCCCGCGAACTGA
- a CDS encoding site-2 protease family protein — MRSFRIGSLFGIPIKLDLTFLLVLPLFAYLIGAQIEGVATILNEGLMAGIDVGAITGGAMPWLLGLAAAVGLFVGVVLHELGHSLTAQRYGFPIESITLWLFGGIAAFSEMPEDWRQELNIAVAGPIVSVLVGVGSYLLFVVTPESLSGVRFVLGYLAVLNVALAIFNMVPAFPMDGGRVLRALLARNQPYARATQQAASVGKLFAVGMGLFGLFVTFNPLLIGVAFFVYIAASSEAQQVTMKAAFQDVTVGDIMTPASELHTVEPDTTVATLIQRMFTERHTGYPVIDTNAFEGERLVGLVTLSDAREIDPVERDTYSVEDVMTRDLQTISPDSDAMTAIERMREHNIGRLLVVDSAEHRSADRSRGETPREDDADLVGLISRTDVMTAFDIVQQSGAIAPSGRPRTAD, encoded by the coding sequence ATGAGGAGTTTTCGGATCGGGTCCCTGTTCGGGATCCCGATTAAACTGGACCTGACGTTCCTGCTGGTGCTCCCGCTGTTCGCGTATCTCATCGGGGCCCAGATCGAGGGCGTCGCGACGATACTGAACGAGGGGTTGATGGCCGGAATCGACGTCGGCGCAATCACCGGCGGCGCGATGCCGTGGCTACTCGGGTTAGCCGCCGCGGTCGGCCTGTTCGTCGGCGTCGTACTCCACGAACTCGGCCACTCGCTGACCGCCCAGCGGTACGGGTTTCCGATCGAATCGATCACGCTCTGGCTGTTCGGCGGGATCGCCGCCTTCTCGGAAATGCCCGAAGACTGGCGACAGGAACTCAACATCGCCGTCGCCGGTCCCATCGTCAGCGTACTGGTCGGCGTCGGATCGTACCTGCTCTTCGTGGTCACCCCCGAGAGCCTCAGCGGCGTGCGGTTCGTCCTCGGCTATCTCGCCGTGTTGAACGTCGCACTGGCCATCTTCAACATGGTACCAGCCTTCCCGATGGACGGCGGGCGAGTGCTGCGAGCGCTGCTGGCCCGCAACCAACCGTACGCGCGGGCGACCCAGCAGGCCGCAAGCGTCGGTAAGCTCTTCGCGGTCGGCATGGGGCTGTTCGGGCTGTTCGTCACGTTCAACCCGCTCCTGATCGGCGTCGCCTTCTTCGTCTACATCGCCGCCTCGAGCGAGGCCCAGCAGGTGACGATGAAGGCGGCCTTTCAGGACGTCACCGTCGGCGATATCATGACGCCGGCGAGCGAGCTTCACACCGTCGAACCCGATACGACGGTCGCGACGTTGATCCAGCGGATGTTCACGGAGCGCCACACCGGCTATCCGGTCATCGACACCAACGCGTTCGAGGGCGAGCGGCTCGTCGGGCTCGTGACGCTGAGCGACGCCCGTGAGATCGACCCGGTCGAGCGCGACACCTATTCCGTCGAAGACGTGATGACGCGGGACCTACAGACGATCTCGCCCGACTCGGACGCTATGACCGCGATCGAGCGGATGCGAGAGCACAATATCGGACGGCTACTCGTCGTCGATAGCGCGGAACATCGTTCCGCTGACCGTTCGCGCGGCGAGACGCCGCGCGAAGACGACGCCGATCTCGTCGGACTGATCTCGCGGACCGACGTGATGACCGCCTTCGACATCGTCCAGCAAAGCGGTGCGATCGCGCCGTCGGGCCGACCGCGAACCGCGGACTGA
- a CDS encoding ABC transporter ATP-binding protein encodes MPPAIETVDLVKEYGDLRALQELSLTVEEGEFFGLLGPNGAGKTTFINTLVGLVRKTGGDARVFGYDVEEDYQQARDAIGLAPQEFNVDRFFSIREVLKHKAGYHGVPESEAAERADEVLKRVGIYDKRDERFDWLSGGMKRRLLLARALVTEPDLLILDEPTAGVDVQLRHDLWELVTELNEEGTTILLTTHYIEEAERLCDRVAIMNEGRKVTVATPDELKGRGTDTIAVRLESAPASAPDLGAYAHETTVSGERLEVRVDDGGSTAPRLLNDLEAMGHEIADLEITRTSLEEIFVDLTRSEDRTVTRSSAESSDDGETATDGREPEREQEGVA; translated from the coding sequence ATGCCACCGGCCATCGAGACCGTCGACCTCGTGAAGGAGTACGGTGATTTGCGCGCCCTCCAAGAGCTGTCGCTGACCGTCGAGGAGGGCGAATTCTTCGGCCTGCTCGGCCCCAACGGCGCGGGGAAGACGACCTTTATCAACACGCTGGTCGGCCTGGTCCGCAAGACCGGCGGCGACGCGCGGGTCTTCGGCTACGACGTCGAGGAGGACTACCAGCAGGCCCGCGATGCGATCGGCCTCGCACCGCAGGAGTTCAACGTCGACCGGTTCTTCTCGATTCGGGAAGTGTTGAAGCACAAGGCCGGCTATCACGGCGTGCCCGAAAGCGAAGCCGCCGAACGGGCCGACGAGGTGCTCAAGCGGGTCGGGATCTACGACAAGCGCGACGAGCGCTTCGACTGGCTCTCCGGCGGGATGAAACGCCGGCTGCTGCTCGCTCGAGCCCTCGTCACCGAGCCGGATCTGCTCATCTTGGACGAGCCGACCGCCGGCGTCGACGTCCAACTGCGCCACGACCTCTGGGAGCTGGTCACCGAACTCAACGAGGAGGGGACGACGATTCTCCTCACGACGCACTACATCGAGGAGGCCGAACGCCTCTGTGACCGCGTGGCGATCATGAACGAGGGCCGGAAGGTGACCGTCGCGACCCCGGACGAACTGAAGGGGCGAGGCACCGACACTATCGCCGTCCGCCTCGAGTCGGCACCCGCCAGCGCGCCCGATCTCGGCGCCTACGCACACGAAACGACGGTCTCCGGGGAGCGGCTCGAGGTCCGCGTCGACGACGGCGGCTCGACCGCGCCGCGGTTGCTCAACGACCTCGAGGCGATGGGCCACGAGATCGCCGACCTCGAGATCACGCGCACGTCGCTCGAGGAGATTTTCGTCGATCTCACCCGCAGCGAGGATCGGACGGTGACGCGGTCGTCAGCGGAGAGTTCGGACGACGGCGAGACCGCGACCGATGGACGCGAACCCGAGCGCGAACAGGAGGGGGTCGCCTGA
- a CDS encoding ABC transporter permease, protein MLSVGFRALFRREILRFVRRPKNTFMPPAITNVLYFAVFGLILGGRIDKIAGFDYILFIVPGLVVLGAISNAFENASFSIFHGRWNEYIHETLTSPLSYVEMVVAYVGASAVRGLIVGVIIAVVGRLFVPISIKHGLYLVATMVVITSLFAGFGIIGGLVARDFDDLTVMNQFILRPLVFFGAVFYSLETFEQAWQVNLSLLNPMVYMVDSVRFGLLGYSDLISVGVLPEPYTDFAPLASLAVLTACTLLVLGIDVYLFKTGYGLTD, encoded by the coding sequence ATGCTGTCGGTCGGCTTTCGCGCGCTCTTCCGGCGGGAGATACTGCGGTTCGTCCGCCGGCCCAAGAACACGTTCATGCCGCCGGCGATCACGAACGTGCTCTACTTCGCCGTTTTCGGGCTGATCCTCGGCGGTCGGATCGACAAGATCGCGGGCTTCGATTACATCCTCTTCATCGTGCCCGGTCTCGTCGTGTTAGGCGCGATTTCCAACGCCTTCGAGAACGCCTCGTTCTCGATCTTCCACGGCAGGTGGAACGAGTACATCCACGAGACGCTGACCTCGCCGCTGTCGTACGTCGAGATGGTCGTCGCCTACGTCGGTGCCAGCGCGGTCCGAGGACTCATCGTCGGCGTCATCATCGCCGTCGTCGGCCGGCTGTTCGTGCCGATCAGCATCAAGCACGGCCTCTATCTCGTCGCCACCATGGTCGTCATCACGTCGCTGTTCGCCGGCTTCGGGATCATCGGCGGGCTCGTCGCTCGAGACTTCGACGATCTGACCGTGATGAACCAGTTCATCCTCCGCCCGCTGGTGTTCTTCGGCGCGGTCTTCTACTCCCTCGAGACGTTCGAGCAGGCGTGGCAGGTGAACCTCTCCCTGCTCAATCCGATGGTCTACATGGTCGACAGCGTCCGGTTCGGCCTTCTGGGCTACTCGGACCTGATCTCGGTCGGCGTCCTCCCCGAACCCTACACCGACTTCGCGCCGCTCGCCTCGCTCGCGGTGCTCACGGCGTGTACGCTTCTCGTTTTGGGAATCGACGTCTACCTGTTCAAGACCGGCTACGGGCTGACCGATTGA
- a CDS encoding NADP-dependent oxidoreductase — MAETRQWRLASRPVGEPTTENFELVTVDRPEPDDGEVLVKTLYQSVDPYMRGRMRDAESYAEPWDVGDPMQAGVVGEVIESEADAFSAGDVVTGDLYWAEHAVADADELQRVNPELGPISTALGVLGMPGVTAFWGLLDVGDPNPGDTVVVSAAAGAVGSVVGQLARINGARVVGTAGSDEKTEWLTEELGFDAAINYKETDDLGSAMAEACPDGIDVYFDNVGGPITDAVWPQLNVHSRVAVCGQIALYNETEVPTGPRKLAKLIETRAKVEGLLVGDYQDRWGEALQRLSKFVGEDEIRYRENVVEGFENAPDAFLGLFEGENIGKQLVKVAERSD; from the coding sequence ATGGCAGAAACCAGACAGTGGCGACTCGCCAGCCGTCCCGTCGGCGAACCGACCACGGAGAACTTCGAACTCGTGACTGTCGACCGGCCCGAGCCGGACGACGGCGAGGTCCTCGTCAAGACGCTGTACCAGTCAGTCGACCCGTACATGCGCGGGCGAATGCGTGATGCGGAGTCGTACGCCGAGCCGTGGGACGTCGGCGATCCGATGCAGGCCGGCGTCGTCGGGGAAGTCATCGAGTCCGAAGCCGACGCGTTCTCGGCGGGCGATGTCGTCACCGGCGACCTCTATTGGGCGGAACACGCGGTCGCCGACGCGGACGAACTCCAGCGAGTGAACCCCGAACTCGGGCCGATCTCGACGGCCCTCGGCGTCCTCGGCATGCCCGGCGTGACGGCGTTCTGGGGGCTGCTCGACGTCGGCGACCCGAACCCCGGCGACACCGTCGTCGTCTCCGCCGCCGCGGGCGCGGTCGGCTCCGTCGTCGGCCAGCTCGCCCGGATCAACGGCGCGCGAGTGGTTGGTACCGCCGGCAGCGACGAGAAGACCGAGTGGCTCACCGAGGAACTCGGCTTCGACGCCGCGATCAACTACAAGGAGACCGACGACCTCGGCAGTGCGATGGCCGAGGCCTGTCCCGACGGGATCGACGTCTACTTCGACAACGTCGGCGGCCCGATCACCGACGCCGTCTGGCCCCAGCTGAACGTCCACTCGAGGGTCGCGGTCTGCGGCCAGATCGCGCTGTACAACGAGACCGAGGTACCGACCGGTCCCCGAAAGCTCGCCAAACTCATCGAAACCCGCGCGAAAGTCGAGGGCCTCCTCGTCGGCGACTATCAGGACCGCTGGGGCGAGGCGCTTCAGCGACTCTCGAAATTCGTTGGGGAGGACGAGATCCGCTACCGCGAAAACGTCGTCGAGGGCTTCGAGAACGCGCCCGACGCGTTCCTCGGGCTGTTCGAAGGCGAGAACATCGGCAAGCAACTGGTCAAGGTCGCCGAGCGCAGCGACTGA
- a CDS encoding carbonic anhydrase: MGPDRSTLERLLAGNRRHVESLPDEYFADVQIGQHPTVVAVCCSDSRVSHEGMWGIDRPGGIFTPSNIGNQVWDEDDGERIIDGGVLYPIHHTGTDAVAVVGHTGCGAVTAASHVAAGAEPPGPQGVDKWVDMLVPVVEEALESGLIDADAHDKRVINQLVEYNVGYQARSLCEADEIPDTASVYGFVYDFQGVYGDRPGRTYLVSVDGETDPDALIELVPDGYESTVKSLLYGGEVSTD, translated from the coding sequence ATGGGACCCGATCGCAGTACTCTCGAGCGGCTCCTCGCCGGGAACCGGCGCCACGTCGAGTCGCTGCCCGACGAGTACTTCGCGGACGTTCAGATCGGCCAGCACCCGACCGTGGTCGCGGTCTGTTGTTCCGACTCGCGGGTCTCCCACGAGGGGATGTGGGGGATCGATCGGCCGGGTGGGATCTTTACGCCGAGCAACATCGGCAATCAGGTCTGGGACGAAGACGACGGCGAGCGGATCATCGACGGCGGCGTCCTCTATCCGATCCACCACACCGGCACCGACGCCGTGGCCGTCGTGGGCCACACCGGCTGTGGGGCCGTCACCGCGGCCTCCCACGTCGCGGCCGGCGCGGAGCCACCGGGGCCGCAGGGCGTCGACAAGTGGGTGGACATGCTCGTCCCCGTCGTCGAGGAGGCCCTCGAGAGCGGTCTGATCGACGCCGACGCCCACGACAAGCGGGTGATCAACCAACTCGTCGAATACAACGTCGGCTATCAGGCCCGCTCGCTGTGCGAGGCCGACGAGATCCCAGACACTGCTTCAGTCTACGGCTTCGTCTACGACTTTCAGGGCGTCTACGGCGACCGCCCCGGCCGGACCTACCTCGTCAGCGTCGACGGGGAAACCGACCCCGACGCGCTCATCGAGTTGGTGCCGGACGGCTACGAATCGACGGTGAAGAGCCTGCTGTACGGCGGCGAGGTCTCGACCGACTGA